The genomic region ACCTCTTTGACAAGGTTTTCCGGCATCTGCAAAATAAATTTTAACATTACAATTTTTTTCAATTAATTTTCATTTACTAAATTCTTTACCACGATCAAAAGTAATAGTTTTAATTGTTCCTGGTATTAATTTTGAAATAAATTTTATTATACTTTGTGTAATACTTTCTGCTTTATGATTTTTAGTTTTCAAAGGAATTGTGGTTTTTGATCATATATCAGCTAAAGTAATAATAGAACTTTTATGATCTTTACCAACGATAGTATCTCCCTCTAAATGGCCAAATTCTTGTATATTTTTAATATTTGGAATGATTAAATTTCTTTCATGAATAGATTTACAATTATTAATTCTGCCCCTAGTTTCTTTTTGTTTATGAGGTTTATTTTTGCCTTTTCTCAATAAATTTTTTTCATCAAAACCCATTCGATTTGTTTTAAACATGTTATATAAAGTTTTTGTTGAAATATTTTTTATTTTATTTTTCTTTAAAAAATCAGCAATTATATCAAGAGCATAATTTTTAGTAATTAACAAATGATTGATAGTATTAATTTCTGTTAAAGTTAAAATTATTAATTTTCTACCTGCATTTTGTTTATTTTTTTGAACTTGATTCAATATTTCTAATGGTAATAAGTTTTGATTTAATAATTTACAAACTCTGTGTACAGTTGATTTACTATAATCAATTGCTTTTGCTATTTTACGAATAGAAAATCCATAACTTTTATATTCTTTTATTGCTATTATTGATTCAATAGTCAGATACTTATACATTGTGCTAATTCCTTTCTTTTCTTAATTATAGAATTAACACAATTTGTTTTTTATATAAGTGTCCTTTTTAATTTTACATTTCAGGTTTCTTTAAAAAATCAGCAATTATATCAAGAGCATAATTTTTAGTAATTAACAAATGATTGATAGTATTAATTTCTGTTAAAGTTAAAATTATTAATTTTCTACCTGCATTTTGTTTATTTTTTTGAACTTGATTCAATATTTCTAATGGTAATAAGTTTTGATTTAATAATTTACAAACTCTGTGTACAGTTGATTTACTATAATCAATTGCTTTTGCTATTTTACGAATAGAAAATCCATAACTTTTATATTCTTTTATTGCTATTATTGATTCAATAGTCAGATACTTATACATTGTGCTAATTCCTTTCTTTTCTTAATTATAGAATTAACACAATTTGTTTTTTATATAAGTGTCCTTTTTAATTTTACATTTCAGGAAATTTTAAAAGATTTATTTTTTGCTCTTACATAGGGAAACGAAAATTAACTTGAACTGCATACGGATTTCTAAATCAACAACTGTTGGTAGTAAAATACTATACTTAACTATTATTGAACCAGAGAATAATTATTTATATAAATATGATACTATAAACAAAATATATTATGGTCTTACAATTAAACCAGTTTCAGCATTATCAGAATTTAAATTTCCAATATTAAAAACAGGATAAACTGAATTAAATGAAATTCAAACTCCAACATTTCTTGTCGCAACAGTTCCTGATAGTACTATTAAATCAATAATTTTTCTTAATACTTGTTTTTCTGATGCTTTAGTTCATAAAGCTCCTCTGGTAAGCCCCACCGTTGTAGCAGTTAAAGTTGGCCACTGGTAACCTAATTGTGAAAGATAATCTGTCCCCGCCGCACTAACAAGAATTCCTAAAATTATTGCAAATTTATTAATTTTATTTTCAGGAGAATTGGAGTCATTTTTTCATCAATTTAAAATAGTATTACATGAATTTACACCAATCTTTAATATTCAATTTAAACCATAACTTGAATATCATTGAACATTAATATCATTTGATTGAAAAAGTAAATCATCATGACCTTCTATATCAATTACTATTTCATGATTATCTCTTTTACTTCTAATTAATTTTTCTAAATTAATTTCTTCTTTTTCATGAGGTGCTGTGGCAACGACTATCGGCATTGCCGTTCCAGTAATTGTTACTACACTTAATAAACTTAAAAGTTTCTTCATAACTTTATATTTCCTTTCTTTATAATATTTTGAAAATTAATTATCTAAAAAAACATCATAATCACCTTTTTCTCAGCTCTCAGCTCTATTAGTAATTATTTTTATTCCTCTATTATTATCTTCTTTTTTATTATATAAATTTAAAACTTCTTGGATAGGCTACAATAAGTTGGACCATAATTATATAGACTTCAAAATTATTAAGAAAGAAGGAATATAAAAATGGGAAATAAAACCTCATACTCTGAAGAATTTAAAAAACAAATTGTAATGCTATACAAAAATGACAAAAGTGTTATTAATTTAGGGAAAGAATATAATTTACCAAAACCAACTATTTATAGTTGAATTAAAAATTATAATAATTCTGGGTCATTTAAAGCAAAAGATAATCGCACTGTCGAAGAAAATGAATTAATTTACTTGCGAAAAGAAAACCAACAATTACGAATGGAA from Spiroplasma endosymbiont of Lonchoptera lutea harbors:
- a CDS encoding IS30 family transposase; protein product: MYKYLTIESIIAIKEYKSYGFSIRKIAKAIDYSKSTVHRVCKLLNQNLLPLEILNQVQKNKQNAGRKLIILTLTEINTINHLLITKNYALDIIADFLKKNKIKNISTKTLYNMFKTNRMGFDEKNLLRKGKNKPHKQKETRGRINNCKSIHERNLIIPNIKNIQEFGHLEGDTIVGKDHKSSIITLADIWSKTTIPLKTKNHKAESITQSIIKFISKLIPGTIKTITFDRGKEFSKWKLIEKNCNVKIYFADAGKPCQRGLNENNNGILRKYLPKSTDLSSYKQKDLNSIAFQINSTPRKSLSYKRPIDLIQLF